Proteins encoded in a region of the Inquilinus sp. KBS0705 genome:
- a CDS encoding spore protein has translation MGVTRLKRKDRRNKTFSRLEVQFLKLATNIELGSRSAEKKDSQIAKNNAVLAIAAGK, from the coding sequence ATGGGCGTTACTCGTTTAAAAAGAAAAGATAGAAGAAATAAAACTTTCTCTCGTTTAGAAGTACAATTCTTAAAATTAGCTACTAACATTGAGTTAGGCAGCCGTTCTGCTGAAAAAAAAGATAGCCAAATAGCAAAAAACAATGCTGTTTTAGCTATTGCCGCAGGCAAATAA
- a CDS encoding ABC-F family ATP-binding cassette domain-containing protein, with protein MIAINNLTFEIGARALYDEANWHIKPGEKIGLIGANGTGKTTLLKIIVGDYKPTSGTISMAKDLTMGYLNQDLLSYSSDKNIVHVAMEAFHRQNQLHDEIENLLKKLETDYTEDLLHKLSDKQHEFELLDGYNIEYKAHEILAGLGFSEADCQRKLSTFSGGWRMRVMLAKILLQAPDILLLDEPTNHLDLPSIQWLEDYLKSFDGAIVIVSHDRWFLDKVINRTVESRKGKLTVYAGNYSFYLEEKAQREEIQRGEFKNQQSKIKQEERLIERFRAKASKAKMAQSRIKMLDKMERVDDVDDDNPSVNFSFRFSKQSGRHVVTMEHITKKYPTIDILDDAEAIIEKGDKIALIGANGKGKSTLLRIAAGADTDYTGKCETGHNVTQTFFAQHQLESLHLENQILQELQAFAPKHTETELRSILGSFLFTGDDVFKKIKVLSGGEKSRVALAKALTSDANFLILDEPTNHLDIQSVNILIQALQHFEGTFIVVSHDRYFLDNVANKIWFIEDQKIKQYPGTYAEFDEWFAKRKLEPKVATPAPQPKKEEKKEAAPAKPQQGDNKHQQLKKLNQDLTTLEDRIAAVELEIKQLNTQLADQSLYNQAEKMKQLNNNYQLKKMELGEYQQKWEALADQIMELEA; from the coding sequence ATGATCGCTATAAATAACCTTACGTTCGAGATTGGTGCGCGCGCCCTGTATGATGAAGCTAACTGGCATATTAAACCCGGTGAAAAAATTGGCCTTATTGGCGCCAATGGTACCGGTAAAACCACGCTTTTAAAGATCATTGTTGGCGATTACAAGCCTACATCGGGTACCATATCTATGGCTAAGGACCTTACCATGGGTTACCTTAACCAGGATCTGCTTTCGTACTCGTCTGATAAAAATATAGTGCACGTGGCTATGGAGGCCTTTCATCGTCAAAACCAACTGCACGACGAGATAGAGAACCTGCTTAAAAAGCTGGAAACTGACTATACCGAAGACCTTTTACACAAGTTAAGCGATAAGCAGCACGAATTTGAACTGCTTGACGGTTATAATATTGAATATAAAGCACACGAAATTTTAGCGGGTTTAGGTTTTAGCGAGGCCGATTGCCAGCGCAAGCTAAGCACCTTTAGCGGTGGTTGGCGAATGCGGGTAATGCTGGCCAAAATATTGTTACAGGCACCCGATATTCTTTTACTGGATGAGCCTACCAACCACCTGGATTTACCATCGATACAATGGTTAGAGGATTACTTGAAATCGTTTGATGGGGCCATCGTCATTGTATCGCACGATAGGTGGTTTTTAGATAAGGTAATTAACCGCACGGTTGAGTCACGCAAGGGTAAGCTTACTGTTTACGCGGGCAACTATAGTTTTTACCTGGAAGAAAAAGCGCAGCGCGAAGAAATTCAGCGTGGCGAGTTTAAAAACCAGCAATCAAAAATAAAACAGGAAGAGCGTTTGATAGAGCGTTTCCGTGCCAAGGCCTCTAAAGCAAAAATGGCGCAGTCGCGTATAAAAATGCTCGATAAAATGGAGCGAGTAGATGATGTTGACGATGATAACCCATCGGTAAACTTTAGCTTCCGTTTCTCCAAGCAATCGGGCAGGCACGTGGTAACCATGGAGCACATCACCAAAAAATATCCAACAATAGACATTTTGGACGATGCCGAGGCCATTATAGAAAAAGGTGATAAAATTGCCTTGATCGGTGCTAACGGTAAGGGTAAATCTACCTTGTTACGTATTGCGGCAGGTGCCGATACCGATTACACCGGCAAATGCGAAACCGGCCATAATGTGACCCAAACATTTTTTGCGCAGCACCAGCTGGAATCGTTACACCTGGAGAACCAGATATTACAGGAACTACAGGCCTTTGCACCAAAGCATACCGAAACAGAACTACGATCGATATTAGGTTCGTTTTTGTTTACCGGTGATGATGTGTTTAAAAAGATAAAAGTATTATCAGGAGGCGAGAAATCGCGTGTGGCGCTGGCTAAGGCCCTAACATCAGATGCAAACTTTTTAATACTGGATGAGCCTACCAACCACCTGGATATACAGTCGGTTAACATATTGATACAAGCCTTGCAGCATTTTGAGGGTACGTTTATAGTAGTATCGCACGATAGGTACTTTTTAGATAATGTAGCCAACAAAATCTGGTTTATCGAGGATCAGAAAATAAAACAATACCCAGGTACATACGCCGAGTTTGACGAGTGGTTTGCCAAACGCAAGCTGGAGCCAAAAGTAGCTACGCCCGCACCTCAGCCAAAAAAAGAAGAGAAAAAGGAAGCAGCACCGGCCAAACCACAACAAGGCGATAACAAGCACCAGCAGCTTAAAAAGCTTAACCAGGACCTTACAACGCTTGAAGATAGAATAGCCGCTGTGGAGTTAGAAATAAAGCAGCTAAATACGCAACTTGCGGACCAAAGCCTTTACAACCAGGCCGAAAAAATGAAGCAGTTAAACAACAATTATCAGCTTAAAAAAATGGAGCTTGGCGAATACCAGCAAAAATGGGAGGCCCTTGCCGACCAGATAATGGAGCTGGAAGCTTAA
- a CDS encoding DUF5103 domain-containing protein, translating to MKKALPVFIATLLLHINTFAQNTPYDNTVYRPEIKSVEFYNSEKQASFPVITLGSTEEVILGFDDLNGGSRTYNYTLEHCDDSWNSSHLGSSEYLQSFTDDRINDYTYSSATFQKYTHYQVKLPNRNIIPKISGNYILKVYEDGDQSKLVLTRRLYVLSKKVSVAATITSSNNVANRRSNQKVNFTVDYAGLQVQSPNNDIKILLMQNARYETGKINTIPTYIRGTQLVYNDVNINDFAGGNEFRHFDTRSLKLNSDRIAHIYRDSMNTVMLLGDPRRDLPNYTLLYDNDGKFFILNQDGRDPRRDADYAHVYFSLAANKTEAQGSPYIVGQFNDYRLDESSRLKYDDRGRFYTDLMLKQGVYDYKYVWYNRATKTVDDNLLEGNYFETENEYQVLVYYHQIGSRYVQLVGYSALVTARP from the coding sequence ATGAAAAAAGCTTTACCTGTTTTTATAGCTACCCTTTTACTGCACATTAACACCTTTGCGCAAAACACGCCGTATGATAATACGGTTTACCGGCCGGAAATAAAAAGCGTAGAGTTTTATAATTCCGAAAAGCAAGCCTCCTTCCCTGTTATTACATTGGGCAGTACCGAGGAAGTGATACTGGGTTTTGATGACCTGAACGGTGGCAGCCGCACCTACAATTATACTTTGGAGCATTGCGACGATAGCTGGAACTCGTCGCACCTTGGCTCCTCAGAGTACCTGCAAAGCTTTACCGACGACAGGATAAACGATTATACCTACTCATCAGCCACGTTTCAAAAATACACCCATTACCAGGTTAAGCTACCCAACCGTAATATCATCCCAAAAATATCGGGCAATTACATACTTAAAGTTTACGAAGATGGCGACCAAAGCAAGCTTGTATTAACCCGACGGCTGTATGTACTTAGCAAAAAGGTATCGGTAGCGGCAACTATTACCTCGTCAAACAATGTGGCTAACAGGCGCAGCAATCAAAAAGTAAATTTTACGGTAGATTATGCCGGCCTGCAGGTACAAAGCCCCAATAACGATATTAAGATACTGCTGATGCAAAATGCCCGCTACGAAACCGGCAAAATAAACACTATACCCACTTATATACGTGGCACGCAGCTGGTTTATAACGATGTAAACATTAACGATTTTGCAGGCGGTAACGAGTTCAGGCATTTTGATACACGGTCGTTAAAGCTGAATTCTGACAGGATAGCACACATCTACCGCGATTCGATGAATACGGTAATGCTATTAGGCGACCCGCGCCGCGACCTGCCAAACTACACCTTATTGTATGATAACGACGGTAAATTCTTTATCCTGAACCAGGATGGCCGCGACCCGCGCCGCGATGCCGATTACGCCCACGTATATTTTAGCCTGGCTGCCAATAAAACCGAGGCACAAGGCTCGCCCTATATTGTTGGCCAGTTTAACGATTACCGGCTTGATGAAAGCAGCCGCTTAAAGTACGACGATCGCGGCAGGTTTTACACCGACCTAATGCTAAAACAAGGCGTTTATGATTATAAGTATGTGTGGTATAATCGCGCTACTAAAACCGTTGACGATAATTTATTAGAAGGTAACTACTTTGAAACCGAAAATGAGTACCAGGTTTTGGTTTATTACCACCAGATAGGCTCGCGATACGTGCAGTTGGTTGGCTATAGCGCGTTGGTAACAGCAAGGCCGTAG
- a CDS encoding SGNH/GDSL hydrolase family protein: protein MKDIQANSRRNFIKNTAIVTAATLSIPQIVASATTNVADKKIELKDNDVILLQGDSITDWGRDHNKTLANDTGSLGNGYALLTAADLLAKYPQKMLQIYNKGVSGNKVYQLAERWDTDCIALKPTIVSIHIGVNDFWHTLTSGYTGTIDNYIADYKKLLDRTKEALPGVKFIIGEPFAMIGTKAVDAKWYPTFDLFRKAARDIATLYDAPFIPYQTIFNNALKLAPATYWTLDGVHPSIAGEKLMAQGWMETVK from the coding sequence ATGAAAGACATACAAGCCAACTCGCGCCGTAATTTTATAAAAAACACCGCCATTGTTACCGCGGCTACCTTATCTATACCGCAAATTGTGGCGTCCGCCACAACAAACGTGGCCGATAAAAAAATAGAGCTAAAAGATAACGATGTAATATTGCTGCAAGGCGACTCGATAACCGACTGGGGCCGTGACCATAATAAAACCCTTGCCAATGATACCGGATCGTTAGGTAATGGGTATGCCTTATTAACAGCAGCCGACCTGCTGGCCAAGTACCCGCAAAAAATGTTGCAGATATATAACAAAGGTGTTAGCGGCAACAAGGTTTACCAACTGGCCGAGCGTTGGGATACGGATTGCATTGCGCTTAAACCAACTATTGTAAGCATACATATCGGCGTTAACGATTTTTGGCATACTTTAACCAGTGGCTACACCGGCACTATCGATAACTATATTGCCGACTACAAAAAACTGCTCGACCGTACCAAAGAGGCGCTGCCGGGTGTTAAATTCATCATCGGCGAGCCGTTTGCCATGATAGGCACCAAAGCGGTAGACGCCAAATGGTACCCAACGTTTGATTTGTTCCGTAAGGCCGCACGCGATATTGCCACTTTATACGATGCGCCTTTCATCCCCTATCAAACCATATTTAACAACGCCCTAAAACTAGCCCCTGCCACCTACTGGACGCTTGACGGCGTACACCCCAGCATAGCCGGCGAAAAGCTGATGGCGCAAGGATGGATGGAGACTGTTAAATAG
- a CDS encoding AhpC/TSA family protein codes for MKRINFFLLLFCTVLKVNAQNFTFSGKIDSTEGMSARLTYFNDKGVYTIDSCALENGNFSFKGLVNGVSNAFLIVYKAPYIAKDIHQSDYAHFLLEAGVITGTAVNGHINGLKVTGSKSQNESLALHAQINEANKGLADVMKSYGAVALEIEAAKKANKGDKKIDSLNETLTAILRQREPFVKKYEEIISKFIATHPNSYISAIEMSPYTSTWPVDSLQVIFDRFSPAVKKSTPGLGVQKAISTRLAANIINNVKAENFTAYDVNGKSVSLANFKGKYVLLDFWGSWCVPCRESTPHLILLFNKYHRAGLDVIAIAANDKPDDWRRAIKKDNTGIWYNVLDKDKPNSLTETYSVNLFPTKILIDNEGTIIGRYDGTQAANALDSKLAEIFGVK; via the coding sequence ATGAAAAGAATCAACTTTTTTTTATTGCTATTCTGTACAGTCTTAAAAGTAAACGCGCAGAATTTTACTTTTTCCGGAAAAATAGATAGCACAGAAGGCATGAGTGCCCGACTTACATATTTTAATGATAAAGGAGTTTACACTATTGATAGTTGCGCCCTCGAAAATGGCAATTTTTCATTTAAAGGGCTTGTCAATGGCGTGAGCAACGCATTTCTGATTGTTTATAAAGCACCGTATATCGCCAAGGATATACATCAAAGTGATTATGCACATTTCCTGCTTGAAGCAGGCGTTATAACAGGTACCGCGGTCAATGGCCATATAAATGGCCTTAAGGTTACTGGCAGTAAATCACAGAATGAATCACTGGCACTGCATGCGCAAATAAATGAGGCTAATAAAGGCCTCGCCGATGTGATGAAAAGTTACGGGGCTGTTGCGCTCGAAATAGAAGCGGCTAAAAAAGCTAACAAGGGCGATAAAAAAATAGATTCACTTAATGAGACCTTAACGGCGATACTTAGGCAACGCGAACCGTTTGTGAAAAAGTATGAAGAGATTATAAGCAAGTTTATCGCTACTCACCCAAACTCTTATATCAGTGCTATTGAAATGAGTCCTTACACATCAACATGGCCAGTCGATTCATTACAGGTTATATTTGATCGATTTAGCCCCGCTGTTAAAAAAAGCACACCCGGCTTGGGTGTTCAGAAAGCAATCAGTACTCGTTTGGCAGCAAACATAATTAATAATGTTAAAGCCGAAAATTTTACGGCCTACGACGTTAACGGAAAATCCGTCAGTTTAGCAAACTTTAAGGGCAAATATGTACTGCTCGATTTTTGGGGAAGCTGGTGTGTACCATGTCGCGAGAGCACACCACATCTAATATTGTTATTTAATAAATACCACCGGGCTGGTCTTGATGTTATAGCAATAGCAGCAAATGACAAACCCGATGACTGGAGGCGGGCCATCAAAAAAGATAATACAGGTATTTGGTACAATGTACTCGATAAAGACAAACCAAACTCATTAACCGAAACCTATAGCGTCAATCTTTTCCCTACCAAGATATTGATAGATAATGAAGGCACTATTATCGGCCGTTATGATGGCACACAGGCCGCAAATGCATTGGATAGCAAACTGGCGGAGATATTTGGCGTTAAGTAA
- a CDS encoding quinone-dependent dihydroorotate dehydrogenase, giving the protein MYFLLKPLLFQFDPESVHYFVTRNLQRFNRIPGGKALSKAIWELNDKRLEKEVFGLKFKNPVGLAAGFDKNAELISEMGALGFGFVEVGTVTPLPQPGNDKPRMFRLPQDGALINRMGFNNFGVDIAAERIAAYRKSLKQGQTPLIIGGNIGKNKVTPNEDAVSDYIKCFDRLFGVVDYFVVNVSSPNTPGLRELQEKGPLMNILNTLQQRNSKGGISRPILLKIAPDLTNEQLDDIADIVKQTKIAGIIATNTTINREGLTGKFKGETGGLSGKPLTSRSTEVIAYLHKASGGSFPIIGVGGIHSAQDAIEKMEAGAALVQLYTGFIYEGPGLIKRILKRLSA; this is encoded by the coding sequence ATGTATTTTTTATTAAAGCCACTACTGTTCCAGTTCGACCCCGAGAGCGTTCATTATTTTGTAACCCGCAACCTGCAACGTTTTAACCGCATACCCGGCGGTAAGGCACTTAGCAAGGCCATTTGGGAGCTAAATGATAAACGCCTAGAAAAGGAAGTTTTTGGTTTAAAATTTAAAAACCCCGTTGGCCTTGCAGCCGGTTTTGATAAAAATGCCGAACTGATAAGCGAAATGGGTGCCTTAGGCTTCGGTTTTGTTGAGGTGGGTACGGTTACCCCTTTGCCGCAACCCGGCAATGATAAGCCCCGCATGTTTCGCCTGCCGCAGGATGGCGCGCTGATTAACCGTATGGGCTTTAATAATTTTGGCGTGGATATAGCCGCCGAACGCATTGCGGCTTACCGCAAAAGCTTAAAGCAGGGCCAAACGCCGTTGATAATAGGCGGTAATATTGGTAAAAACAAGGTAACCCCCAACGAGGATGCCGTAAGCGATTATATTAAATGTTTCGACAGGTTGTTTGGTGTGGTAGATTATTTTGTGGTGAATGTTAGCTCGCCCAATACACCGGGCCTGCGCGAGCTACAGGAAAAAGGGCCGCTAATGAATATTTTAAACACCCTGCAGCAACGTAATAGCAAGGGTGGCATAAGCAGGCCTATTTTATTAAAAATAGCCCCAGACCTTACTAATGAGCAACTGGACGATATTGCCGATATAGTTAAACAAACCAAAATTGCCGGTATTATTGCCACTAATACCACCATTAATCGCGAGGGGCTTACCGGTAAATTTAAAGGCGAAACTGGTGGGTTAAGCGGCAAGCCATTAACCAGCCGGTCTACCGAGGTAATTGCTTATTTGCATAAGGCATCCGGCGGTTCATTTCCCATTATTGGGGTGGGAGGGATACATTCGGCCCAGGACGCCATAGAAAAAATGGAGGCAGGGGCAGCATTAGTACAATTATACACCGGCTTTATATACGAAGGGCCGGGATTGATCAAGCGGATATTAAAGCGGTTGTCGGCGTAA